TGGCGCTTGACTATCGCGTTCCGGCAAAATTGGATGATTATCTTATTATTGAAACCGAAGTTAGCGCGATTAAAGGTGCGACAATCCTTTTTGAGCAACGATTAATACGTGATACGGTGATTTTATCAAAGGCTACTGTAAAAGTAGCTTATGTTGATTTAGGCAAAATGAAACCGGCGGCGATTCCGACAGAAATAAAAGCCGCCTTTTTAAACA
Above is a genomic segment from Aggregatibacter sp. HMT-949 containing:
- the ybgC gene encoding tol-pal system-associated acyl-CoA thioesterase, giving the protein MSSRIFRFPVRVYYEDTDAGGVVYHARYLHFFERARTEYLRLLEFSQQTLLQEQQSAFVVKSMALDYRVPAKLDDYLIIETEVSAIKGATILFEQRLIRDTVILSKATVKVAYVDLGKMKPAAIPTEIKAAFLNNIEHFSE